One window of Thermacetogenium phaeum DSM 12270 genomic DNA carries:
- the rpsB gene encoding 30S ribosomal protein S2 gives MAIISMKQLLEAGVHFGHQTRRWNPKMAPYIFTERNGIYIIDLQKTVKKMEEAYNFIKEVVSEGKSVLFVGTKKQAQDSVREEAERCGMFYVNVRWLGGMLTNFQTIRKRIERLRELEKMEETGHFELLPKKEVTKLQAEKEKLLRFLGGIKDMDELPGALFIVDTRKEHIAVCEARKLGIPTVGIVDTNCDPDEIDYVIPGNDDAIRAVRLLTSKIADAVLEAKQGEQDQEHDQEQEQEQEQELTDQV, from the coding sequence ATGGCAATAATATCCATGAAGCAGCTGCTGGAAGCAGGGGTACACTTCGGACACCAGACTAGGCGCTGGAATCCTAAAATGGCTCCCTACATCTTTACAGAGCGGAACGGAATCTACATCATCGATCTCCAGAAGACGGTCAAGAAAATGGAGGAGGCTTACAACTTCATCAAAGAAGTGGTAAGCGAGGGAAAAAGCGTGCTTTTCGTGGGGACCAAAAAACAGGCCCAGGATTCTGTCAGAGAAGAAGCAGAAAGATGTGGAATGTTTTATGTGAATGTAAGATGGCTGGGGGGAATGCTCACCAATTTCCAGACCATAAGAAAACGGATTGAGCGGCTGCGTGAGCTCGAAAAGATGGAGGAGACGGGGCATTTTGAACTGCTTCCCAAAAAAGAGGTTACCAAACTCCAGGCGGAAAAGGAAAAGCTGCTTCGCTTTTTGGGGGGAATTAAGGATATGGATGAACTTCCGGGGGCGCTCTTTATTGTCGATACCCGGAAGGAGCATATTGCTGTTTGTGAAGCCAGAAAACTGGGAATACCTACAGTAGGGATAGTCGATACAAACTGCGACCCGGATGAAATCGATTATGTTATTCCCGGCAATGATGATGCAATCAGAGCTGTGCGCCTGTTAACTTCCAAAATTGCCGATGCTGTTCTCGAAGCCAAGCAGGGAGAACAGGACCAAGAACATGACCAAGAACAGGAGCAAGAACAGGAACAAGAGTTAACCGATCAAGTTTAA
- a CDS encoding DUF6115 domain-containing protein, producing the protein MFLIVWRDRRDLKHRQLTRDISRLEEIVAEAAQHKKDMAEMLSAAKRQTEQAVSRMDNQLKQVRESVASLEQHLRNNRNNKERGKEKASKTQGRGKSRSGNPKQKERAAAKADKVPKIDDGEKYAKLVELAEQGLSTQEIAKQLNLGYDEVELVLELKRKNIS; encoded by the coding sequence GTGTTCCTTATTGTTTGGCGAGACCGCCGCGACCTAAAGCATCGGCAGCTTACCAGGGATATATCCAGGCTGGAAGAGATTGTTGCCGAGGCTGCCCAACATAAAAAGGACATGGCGGAAATGCTGTCCGCTGCTAAAAGACAAACAGAACAGGCAGTTTCACGGATGGATAATCAGTTAAAGCAGGTGCGGGAATCGGTTGCTTCCCTGGAACAGCACCTCCGTAACAATCGCAATAATAAGGAGAGGGGTAAGGAAAAAGCCTCAAAGACTCAGGGAAGAGGAAAATCGCGTTCTGGCAACCCGAAACAAAAGGAGCGGGCTGCAGCAAAGGCCGATAAGGTTCCCAAAATCGATGATGGGGAGAAATACGCCAAGCTGGTGGAACTCGCCGAACAGGGGTTGAGCACCCAGGAAATCGCGAAACAACTAAACCTGGGTTATGATGAAGTAGAACTGGTTCTTGAGCTTAAAAGAAAGAACATAAGTTAG
- a CDS encoding chemotaxis protein CheA produces the protein MDLSHYIDLFIAEANEHLESLNNNLLQLEKNPDDTGILNEIFRTAHTLKGMAATMGFERITSLSHEMENALALFKNGKLAVTPEVIDLLLKCLDNLAEMLKGVEERREDTGFSPELLTALREIAASGEAAPSFSQEGSASEGEMEFNEYEKSVLNSARQSDYIPYRIKIDLAPETVMKSVRAYMVFRCLEDFGQIIKCLPPVQDLEEEKFDNSFQVVLVSRHEEREIIEALEGISEVRVGTIERLTGDDSCGASKTEDAGNKRLSGAPSVSVRSGQNSSQDNFTSHSLHLKTVRVESERLDDLMNLVGELVINKTRLEQIGSTHHLTDLLDAIEQMGRLIADLQTIVMKVRMVPVGQVFNRFPRMVRDLSRELNKDVSFIMEGEETELDRTLIDEIGEPLVHLIRNALDHGIETIEERTAKGKPATALLRLAARQEGNNVIIEVEDDGAGMDLGAIREKAVSKGFLTPKEAELLGDKEVLNVIFQPGFSTCDAVNDISGRGVGMDVVKSKIESLNGHVDIETRKGRGTKVKIVLPLTLAIIQALLVTVGEEHYAIPLNYIDETTFIFPDQIKKVQNQEVMLLRGSVLPLIRLDQRLDVPVVKKTAEDELYVVVVRKEERRVGLIVDHLIGQQEIVIKSLGSLLAGIPGIAGATILGNGQVSVILDIDSLI, from the coding sequence AGGCCAATGAACACCTGGAGTCGCTCAACAATAACCTTCTGCAGCTGGAAAAAAATCCGGACGATACCGGCATCTTGAACGAGATTTTTCGAACTGCGCATACCCTCAAGGGTATGGCTGCAACTATGGGGTTTGAAAGGATCACTTCCCTCAGCCATGAGATGGAAAATGCTCTGGCGCTTTTTAAAAACGGCAAGCTGGCTGTTACTCCGGAGGTAATTGATCTGCTTTTAAAGTGCCTCGACAACCTGGCAGAGATGCTGAAGGGAGTGGAGGAGAGGAGAGAAGACACGGGGTTTTCTCCCGAACTGCTGACGGCGCTGCGGGAAATTGCTGCCAGCGGTGAGGCTGCTCCGTCCTTTTCGCAAGAGGGTTCTGCTTCGGAAGGGGAAATGGAATTCAATGAGTATGAAAAGAGCGTTTTGAACTCAGCCAGACAAAGCGATTACATTCCATACCGAATTAAGATCGATCTGGCTCCGGAAACGGTTATGAAGTCGGTGCGTGCCTACATGGTGTTTCGCTGTCTGGAGGACTTCGGGCAGATCATCAAGTGCCTGCCTCCGGTTCAGGATTTGGAAGAGGAAAAGTTTGATAACAGTTTTCAAGTTGTGCTCGTTTCTCGTCACGAGGAAAGGGAAATAATTGAGGCCCTGGAAGGAATATCGGAGGTTAGAGTGGGGACCATTGAGAGGCTTACGGGGGATGATTCTTGTGGCGCCTCCAAAACGGAAGATGCCGGCAATAAGCGCTTGAGCGGAGCACCCTCTGTGTCGGTCAGAAGTGGTCAAAACAGTTCCCAAGACAACTTTACCTCCCACTCCCTGCATTTGAAAACCGTCCGCGTGGAGAGCGAGCGCCTTGACGATCTCATGAACCTGGTGGGGGAACTGGTGATCAATAAAACAAGGCTGGAACAGATCGGTTCAACCCATCACCTGACCGACTTGCTGGATGCCATCGAGCAGATGGGAAGGTTGATCGCGGACCTGCAGACAATTGTGATGAAGGTGCGGATGGTTCCTGTCGGGCAGGTTTTTAACCGCTTCCCCAGAATGGTGCGCGACCTCAGCCGTGAGCTGAATAAGGATGTCAGTTTTATTATGGAAGGGGAAGAGACCGAGCTGGACCGGACCTTAATCGATGAAATAGGGGAACCCCTGGTACACCTGATCAGAAATGCCCTCGACCACGGGATCGAGACGATAGAGGAGAGGACTGCTAAGGGTAAGCCGGCAACCGCTCTGCTGCGCTTGGCCGCCCGGCAGGAGGGCAACAATGTCATTATTGAGGTGGAGGACGACGGGGCCGGTATGGATCTTGGTGCCATCCGGGAAAAGGCGGTGAGTAAAGGGTTCTTAACACCTAAAGAAGCCGAATTGCTTGGTGATAAAGAGGTGTTGAACGTTATCTTCCAGCCGGGATTCAGCACCTGTGATGCTGTCAACGACATATCTGGCCGGGGCGTGGGGATGGATGTCGTAAAATCTAAGATCGAATCCCTCAACGGTCATGTGGATATTGAGACCAGAAAGGGCAGAGGCACCAAAGTGAAGATTGTACTCCCTTTAACTCTGGCCATCATCCAGGCGCTCCTGGTAACTGTAGGAGAAGAACACTATGCCATACCCTTGAATTACATAGATGAAACAACCTTTATCTTCCCGGATCAGATAAAAAAGGTTCAGAATCAGGAAGTTATGCTTCTGCGCGGCAGTGTTCTCCCCCTGATCAGGCTTGACCAGAGGCTAGATGTTCCTGTTGTGAAGAAAACTGCCGAGGATGAGCTGTATGTAGTAGTGGTACGCAAAGAGGAGCGGCGCGTTGGGCTGATAGTCGATCATCTCATAGGGCAGCAGGAAATTGTCATAAAGTCGCTAGGCAGTTTGCTTGCGGGCATTCCTGGTATTGCCGGTGCTACAATCCTGGGGAACGGCCAGGTCTCCGTGATTCTTGATATAGACAGCCTGATCTGA
- a CDS encoding chemotaxis protein CheD — protein sequence MNNCINVEIAEMKIARAPINLISIGIGSCVGVCLYDPVARLGGLAHILLPDSRQSRNPENKAKFADTAIPALLADMVAAGAIKSRIVAKIAGGAQMFAFAQALDYMRIGERNVEAAIEALRKAGIPLIARDTGSNYGRSIRFSTLTGKVYIKTIAHGEKVI from the coding sequence TTGAACAATTGCATCAATGTCGAAATTGCCGAAATGAAAATTGCCAGAGCCCCCATCAACCTAATCAGCATTGGGATCGGATCATGTGTCGGCGTCTGTCTTTACGATCCGGTGGCCAGATTAGGCGGACTGGCCCATATTCTGCTTCCCGATTCCCGTCAGTCGCGAAATCCGGAAAATAAGGCGAAATTTGCTGATACGGCCATTCCTGCTCTGCTTGCCGATATGGTTGCGGCGGGGGCCATAAAAAGCAGAATCGTTGCCAAAATTGCCGGCGGGGCTCAGATGTTTGCCTTTGCTCAGGCTTTGGATTATATGCGTATCGGGGAGCGCAATGTAGAGGCCGCAATCGAAGCTCTCCGCAAAGCCGGGATACCTTTAATTGCCCGGGACACGGGTAGCAATTATGGTCGCAGCATCAGGTTCAGCACCCTCACGGGAAAGGTTTACATAAAAACAATTGCTCACGGTGAAAAGGTGATATGA
- a CDS encoding FliA/WhiG family RNA polymerase sigma factor, whose translation MMGEKSLDQQEINLLWQEYKKKKDMQAREKLILHYTSLVWYVAGRLAVGLQGYFEFDDIISAGICGLINAVDRFNPDLGYKFETFAIARIRGAIIDWLRSLNWMPQSLQRKSRELENALVYLEQKLGRHPEDEEVADYLGITLEQFQQLVQRVAPITLVSLEDYCHVPGEGGDEPCLLQEGIPDPQATDPARSLEFQEVKKTLAEAIARLPEKEKLVITLYYYEGLTLKEIGKVLDVSESRVSQLHTKAVLRLRGRLGRRKKDLIG comes from the coding sequence ATGATGGGTGAAAAATCTTTAGACCAGCAGGAAATAAATTTGCTCTGGCAGGAATACAAAAAGAAAAAGGATATGCAAGCCCGGGAGAAGCTGATCCTCCACTATACTTCCCTTGTCTGGTATGTTGCCGGGCGCCTCGCCGTTGGCCTGCAGGGTTACTTTGAGTTTGATGACATCATCAGCGCCGGTATTTGCGGGCTGATCAACGCGGTGGACCGGTTTAATCCCGATTTGGGGTATAAATTCGAGACATTTGCTATTGCCCGGATCCGGGGTGCGATTATCGACTGGTTGCGTTCTTTGAACTGGATGCCGCAGTCGCTGCAGAGGAAGTCCCGGGAGTTGGAGAATGCCCTGGTGTATCTGGAGCAGAAGCTGGGCAGGCATCCCGAGGATGAGGAAGTTGCCGATTATTTGGGAATCACGCTGGAGCAGTTTCAGCAACTGGTACAACGGGTTGCTCCGATAACTCTGGTTTCTTTAGAAGACTACTGTCATGTTCCAGGTGAAGGGGGTGATGAACCCTGCCTGTTGCAGGAAGGCATCCCCGACCCCCAGGCAACAGACCCCGCCAGGAGTTTGGAGTTTCAAGAGGTGAAAAAAACCCTGGCCGAGGCCATTGCCAGGCTCCCGGAGAAGGAGAAGCTGGTAATAACGCTTTACTATTATGAAGGCCTGACTTTGAAGGAAATCGGCAAGGTTCTGGACGTTTCGGAGTCCAGGGTGTCCCAGTTGCATACAAAAGCGGTTTTAAGGCTGCGGGGCCGGCTAGGGAGGAGGAAAAAGGATTTAATAGGTTAG
- the tsf gene encoding translation elongation factor Ts: MIKAEQVKELRERTGAGMMDCKKALTETNGDLEKAIIYLREHGLAAAAKKAGRATKDGKIEAYIHAGGKLGVLIEVNCETDFVAKTEDYQHLCRELAMQVAAANPLFVDRQDVPPERIENEKKIYETQARNEGKPEKVIEKIVSGRLEKFYQEVCLLDQPYIRDPDRTVRELINEYIAKLGENIVVRRFCRFRLGEEG, encoded by the coding sequence TTGATAAAGGCTGAACAGGTTAAAGAGTTGCGTGAGCGCACAGGTGCCGGAATGATGGACTGTAAGAAAGCCCTTACGGAAACAAACGGAGACCTGGAGAAGGCGATTATTTACCTGCGCGAACACGGCCTTGCGGCGGCGGCTAAGAAGGCGGGAAGGGCGACCAAAGACGGAAAGATTGAAGCCTATATCCATGCTGGGGGGAAGCTGGGCGTCCTCATTGAGGTCAACTGTGAGACCGATTTTGTCGCTAAAACAGAAGATTACCAGCACCTCTGCCGGGAACTGGCAATGCAGGTGGCTGCGGCCAACCCTCTCTTTGTAGACCGTCAAGACGTGCCGCCAGAGCGAATTGAGAATGAAAAAAAGATTTATGAAACTCAGGCCAGAAACGAGGGGAAACCCGAAAAGGTAATTGAGAAGATTGTATCCGGAAGGCTGGAGAAGTTCTACCAGGAGGTTTGCCTTCTCGATCAGCCTTACATCAGGGATCCAGACCGCACCGTTAGGGAACTCATTAATGAGTACATCGCTAAGTTAGGGGAAAATATCGTTGTTCGCCGTTTTTGCCGCTTCCGTTTGGGCGAAGAAGGGTAA
- a CDS encoding FapA family protein: MTEVLPEAEGWNAVRSLELTADGIFLTVFPAREEGRKEIFTLLKKELTGRGLRQINWGEVERAFRRQCAKMKIAPPQPLSKNGLVLIELSSDEMEAYAYAFPPLDDGTPLTLGQIYAAIEKAGINYGLDDEAIRSLIGMRYPQLRVIARGKAAREGRDATIEYCVPISRPFLTPKELENGRVDFYNLNLVYNVNKGQVLARKTPSLPGERGMTVTGKTIKPHPGKDIPLLPGRNTEVIEEGCTLVAQAPGHAVLEGGRIHVLPVYVVAGDVDFSTGNINFIGSVRINGSVKMGFHVQAAGDVEVRQAVEGGIVKAGGNVFVKEGIRGIGKGRISAGGSVYARYLENAYVEAGQDVIIGESVMQSTISAGGKVIVRGKSGQLVGGFCCAGRGIEAKSVGSQLEVATLLQVGIKPDLMAEMKAIIQKEAEVKAQLERITNTLQRLPNAQASRERKLSVQEKIFSRNLREAQQRLQRQIQEIETEREELSRKVRSLAEGRVKVQNYIYPGVTIKIGELSYYVRDKMQHVVFLQEGDEIAILPYC; encoded by the coding sequence ATGACGGAGGTCCTGCCCGAGGCTGAAGGCTGGAACGCTGTGCGGAGCCTTGAGTTGACTGCGGATGGGATTTTTTTGACCGTTTTTCCCGCTCGGGAAGAAGGGAGAAAGGAAATTTTTACCCTTTTAAAAAAGGAGCTAACGGGGCGAGGTCTGAGACAGATCAACTGGGGGGAAGTCGAAAGGGCGTTTCGCAGGCAGTGTGCAAAGATGAAGATCGCCCCTCCGCAGCCTCTGTCCAAAAACGGATTAGTCCTCATTGAGTTGAGCTCTGATGAAATGGAGGCATATGCTTATGCATTCCCCCCGCTGGATGACGGCACACCTCTGACACTTGGTCAGATATATGCCGCGATCGAAAAGGCGGGAATTAACTACGGTTTGGATGATGAAGCGATCAGGTCACTGATCGGGATGAGGTATCCACAGTTAAGGGTTATAGCGCGGGGCAAGGCCGCCAGGGAAGGACGGGATGCCACTATTGAGTACTGTGTTCCGATCTCCCGCCCGTTTCTCACACCTAAGGAGTTGGAAAACGGCAGGGTTGACTTCTACAACTTGAACCTCGTTTATAATGTCAATAAAGGACAGGTGCTGGCCAGAAAAACCCCTTCGCTGCCGGGTGAAAGAGGCATGACGGTGACGGGTAAAACGATCAAACCGCACCCCGGTAAAGATATTCCCCTTCTTCCCGGCAGGAATACAGAAGTTATTGAGGAAGGCTGCACCCTCGTGGCGCAAGCCCCGGGACACGCTGTATTGGAGGGGGGCCGGATTCATGTTCTGCCCGTCTATGTTGTTGCCGGGGACGTGGATTTTTCCACGGGGAATATCAATTTTATCGGCAGCGTCCGCATCAACGGAAGTGTGAAGATGGGGTTCCATGTGCAGGCCGCAGGAGATGTGGAAGTTCGGCAGGCAGTCGAAGGAGGGATAGTTAAGGCGGGAGGAAATGTTTTTGTAAAGGAGGGGATTCGCGGGATAGGAAAAGGGCGTATCTCCGCAGGAGGGAGTGTTTATGCCAGGTATCTGGAGAATGCTTATGTTGAGGCCGGTCAGGATGTGATTATCGGTGAATCGGTCATGCAGAGCACTATTTCTGCAGGTGGAAAAGTGATAGTGAGAGGGAAGAGTGGGCAGCTGGTGGGCGGCTTCTGCTGCGCCGGGCGAGGGATTGAAGCTAAGAGTGTCGGTTCTCAGCTGGAGGTAGCTACTCTACTGCAGGTTGGGATAAAACCGGATTTAATGGCAGAGATGAAGGCGATTATCCAGAAGGAAGCCGAAGTTAAAGCGCAGCTTGAGAGAATAACAAACACATTACAGCGGCTGCCGAATGCACAGGCATCCAGGGAGAGGAAATTATCTGTTCAAGAAAAAATATTTTCGCGCAATTTGAGAGAGGCGCAGCAAAGACTACAAAGGCAGATACAGGAAATAGAAACGGAAAGAGAAGAGCTTTCGAGAAAAGTCAGGAGCCTGGCGGAAGGAAGGGTAAAGGTTCAAAACTACATCTATCCAGGAGTAACGATAAAAATCGGGGAGTTAAGCTACTATGTGAGGGATAAAATGCAGCATGTTGTTTTTCTGCAGGAAGGTGATGAAATAGCAATTTTGCCTTACTGCTGA
- a CDS encoding chemotaxis protein CheC has product MIELGYPLSLTGVQLDALREVGNIGAGNAATALSQMLNMRVEMSVPEVQMLPISRVAATVGGADTYVAGIYLQITGSAPGSILFLLPLADARRLVRALLKENLRDDSICFGELGCSALVELGNIMTGSFLNALGMFTSLKYIPTVPSLCLDMVGAILGSVLHSHGVDSDTVFFIKTDFRYQGDCGVGYLFFLPEAEALVEILNSLGVFK; this is encoded by the coding sequence GTGATCGAATTGGGATACCCTTTATCGCTGACAGGTGTTCAGTTGGATGCCCTGCGGGAAGTCGGTAATATTGGGGCGGGGAACGCAGCTACAGCACTTTCCCAAATGCTCAATATGCGTGTGGAAATGAGCGTTCCCGAAGTGCAAATGCTTCCGATCAGCCGGGTGGCGGCAACAGTTGGAGGAGCGGACACTTATGTCGCCGGAATCTATCTTCAGATCACCGGTTCGGCTCCGGGCAGCATATTATTTCTGCTGCCGCTGGCCGATGCCCGGCGTCTAGTTCGGGCGCTGTTGAAAGAGAACCTGCGGGATGATTCAATTTGCTTTGGGGAACTGGGATGCTCCGCCTTGGTAGAACTCGGAAACATCATGACCGGTTCCTTTTTGAATGCGCTGGGGATGTTCACCTCTCTGAAGTACATTCCAACTGTACCTTCCCTGTGCCTGGATATGGTCGGAGCGATCTTGGGGAGCGTTCTGCATTCACATGGGGTGGACAGCGATACCGTTTTTTTCATCAAAACTGATTTTCGTTATCAGGGAGACTGTGGAGTGGGCTACCTGTTTTTTTTACCTGAGGCTGAGGCTTTAGTAGAGATCCTCAATTCGCTAGGGGTGTTTAAGTAG